In the Perognathus longimembris pacificus isolate PPM17 unplaced genomic scaffold, ASM2315922v1 HiC_scaffold_5289, whole genome shotgun sequence genome, one interval contains:
- the LOC125345083 gene encoding basic proline-rich protein-like, with the protein MSEHEQRKAGSHLADPTWLIPPGGSHLADPTWLVPPGGSHLAGPTWRIPPGGSHLADPTWRIPPGGSHLADPTWLIPPGGSHLAGPTWRVPPGGSHLAGPTWLIPPGGSHLADPTWRIPPGGSHLADPTWRIPPVPVGRNQFCPEMQGRRKAQPTPGVLRAGRAAGVPALLRGRKGSVDMAGPPALLWGCGARRTRPPVDTGPRGCPVPRGLSHALSGVLPRTLSPAPNPTGCPDPRTLFHVLSGVPSLTLPPALHLLGGPDPRGLSRGLSGAPPAHPAPRPAPSRGGLSRALSGAPPPTLPPDAHLPGCPDPRGLSRALPPDAHLPGCPDPRGLSRALPPDAHLPGCPDPRGLSRALPPDAHLPGCPDPRGLSRTLSPAPHLPGCPDPRGLSRALSPDAHLPGCPDRRGLSRALSGAPPPTLPPAPHPAWCRVPPQPRRSAPRPAPRALLSTRPIAVPLAHCPAPAPCPPACALPVVRLRALSPTQCPAPGPAPRFPPWAFFRRLCPAGSRAPGPSPSPGPCALSLLHNLSPALPPRPAGGPAPGAEPPRSGPAPLPAPRREPRPGALVRSRPPRPLTRARSCPPRSAPAGSPPVAAPSQDTSRSRSARRCARAP; encoded by the exons atgagtgaacatgagcaaagaaaagccggGTCCCACCTGGCTGATCCCACCTGGCTGATCCCACCTGGCGGGTCCCACCTGGCGGATCCCACCTGGCTGGTCCCACCTGGCGGGTCCCACCTGGCGGGTCCCACCTGGCGGATCCCACCTGGCGGATCCCACCTGGCTGATCCCACCTGGCGGATCCCACCTGGCGGGTCCCACCTGGCGGATCCCACCTGGCTGATCCCACCTGGCGGGTCCCACCTGGCGGGTCCCACCTGGCGGGTCCCACCTGGCGGGTCCCACCTGGCTGGTCCCACCTGGCTGATCCCACCTGGCGGATCCCACCTGGCTGATCCCACCTGGCGGATCCCACCTGGCGGATCCCACCTGGCGGATCCCACCTGGCGGATCCCACCTGTTCCTGTTGGGAGAAATCAGTTCTGCCCTGAAATGCAGGGCAGGCGAAAGGCTCAGCCCACACCGGGGGTCCTAAGAGCCGG GAGGGCTGCGGGCGTGCCAGCCCTCCTCCGGGGCCGCAAGGGCTCCGTGGACATGGCAGGCCCGCCAGCCCTCCTTTGGGGCTGCGGGGCCCGGCGGACACGGCCCCCAGTGGACACAGGGCCCcggg GGTGCCCCGTCCCCAGGGGCCTGTCCCACGCCCTCTCCGGTGTCCTGCCCCGCACCCTGTCCCCCGCCCCGAACCCTACCGGGTGCCCTGACCCCAGGACCCTGTTCCACGTCCTGAGCGGCGTCCCGTCGCTCACGCTGCCCCCCGCCCTGCACCTTCTCGGGGGCCCGGACCCCAGGGGCCTGTCCCGGGGCCTGAGCGGCGCCCCACCCGcccaccctgccccccgccccgcaccttCTCGGGG GGGCCTGTCCCGCGCCCTGAGCGGCGCCCCGCCGCCCACCCTGCCCCCCGATGCGCACCTTCCCGGATGCCCGGACCCCAGGGGCCTGTCCCGCGCCCTGCCCCCCGATGCGCACCTTCCCGGGTGCCCGGACCCCAGGGGCCTGTCCCGCGCCCTGCCCCCCGATGCGCACCTTCCCGGGTGCCCGGACCCCAGGGGCCTGTCCCGCGCCCTGCCCCCCGATGCGCACCTTCCCGGGTGCCCGGACCCCAGGGGCCTGTCCCGCACCCTGTCCCCCGCCCCGCACCTTCCCGGGTGCCCGGACCCCAGGGGCCTGTCCCGAGCCCTGTCCCCCGATGCGCACCTTCCCGGGTGCCCTGACCGCAGGGGCCTGTCCCGCGCCCTGAGCGGCGCCCCGCCGcccaccctgccccccgccccgcaccccgcctGGTGCCGAGTCCCCCCGCAGCCCCGGCGctcagccccccgccccgcgccccgggccctgCTCAGCACCCGGCCCATCGCTGTGCCTCTCGCTCActgcccggcccccgcgccctgTCCCCCGGCCTGCGCCCTGCCCGTGGTCCGTCTCCGTGCCCTGTCGCCGACCCAGTGCCCcgcgcccgggcccgcgccccgctTCCCACCCTGGGCCTTCTTCCGCAGGTTGTGCCCCGCCGGGTcccgcgcgcccggcccctcTCCGAGCCCCGGCCCCTGCGCCCTGTCCCTGCTGCACAACCTGTCCCCGGCTCTCCCTCCACGCCCTGCCGGGGGCCCCGCACCGGGCGCCGAGCCGCCTCGCTCCGGTCCTGCCCCACTCCCGGCCCCCCGGCGGGAGCCCCGGCCTGGGGCGCTGGTGCGgagccgcccgccccggcccctgaCGCGGGCCCGGAGCTGCCCGCCGCGCTCCGCACCGGCAGGGAGCCCCCCGGTGGCCGCTCCGAGCCAGGACACCTCGCGGTCCCGGAGCGCGCGCCGCTGCGCTCGGGCGCCCTGA